In the genome of Hevea brasiliensis isolate MT/VB/25A 57/8 chromosome 14, ASM3005281v1, whole genome shotgun sequence, the window ACTaaaattttagcacgaatatggccttgtgctacctcctgttttcatgaacatttacaaaagttattctcactttaaactttatttagtaataatactataaagtagtgttcccatcattagtaaatttaatggaatattttTAATCCTAATCCAGCGCATGTATTTTTTATCATATCTCTCGAGAGCCCTTTTGTAATCGGATCTGCCAGATTATTACAAGACTTGACATAAGTAATAGTAATAATTCCATCAGAGATTAATTGTCTCACATACTCATGTCTTAAGCTAATATGTCTAGACTTaccattataaattttattataagctCTAGACATTATTGCTTGACTATCACAATGTAAGGAAACAGCAGGCATCGGTTGTGGCCACAACTTGATATCTAATAAAAAATTTCTCAGTCATTCTGCCTCCTTACCAGCTGCTGCTAGAGCTATAAATTCTGATTCCATTGTAGAATGGgttatacaagtttgtttctttgatgcctAAGAAATAGCACATCCTCCTAAGGTAAAAACCCAACCGGAAGTTGATTGATTATCATTAATACTAGTTATCCAGCTAGCATCTGTATAACCTTCTAACACAATtggaaatttattataaaataaaccaAAGTTTATATTTCTTTTTAAATAACCAAGAACTCTTGAAATTGCTTTCCAATGTTCAATACTAGGCTTACTAGTGTATCTTGATAATTTAAATACTGTGAAAGCATTATCAGGTCTAGTGCAATACATAGCATATATTAAGCTATCAATAGCATTAGTATACTCAATTTGAGTAATTATTCTACCAAAATTTCCAGTGAATTTGCAATAAATATCATATGGAGTATTTGCTTCCCTCAACATAATGAAATTGACAAAGAGTAAAACCCCCACTATGTTACAGCTAGGTAGTTTAGGCAGATCCCTCAAGGATAATAACCAAAATATAAATCTAGatagtaattttaaaattcttccaagaataaattaaagaataataatattgattgtaggtaaaaatgaagagaagagacaaaaaaaaagaaagttaatagattttttttttttggttccaaACTGCTATTTATAAAGCATTTGCATCTCTTCAAACATATACAATATGTCACTTTATATCTATTAGAATAGTTATATCTATTCACTTACACCTTTTAGAATAGATACAATATTTTACTTCGTATCTCTTATAACAATTACATCTATTCTCTTATACCTTTTACAACAGATACAatcgttcactttgtatctctttgaataattacatctgttcacttataccttttacaacagatacaactgttcactttgtatctcttagaataattatatctgttcacttatacctcttagaacatataCAACTATTTACTTATACCTTTTAGAATAGATATAAtcattcacttataccttttagaACAGATACAgccattcactttgtatctctttgaACAATTATATATGTTCACTTATGAACAGACATAACTCTTTTGAAATGAGATAAATTTTTTTATCactaatattttaacaatatccCCACCTAGTTAGTGATAGATACAATCAATATGAATTAGGATTTATGCATACAAAAAGTGTTTTTCGACTTATGCACATAAATTTTATTACCTTCTTTAACACATTCACCATGAGCTTTAGCATCATAATATAACATTTTATTTCTTCTAATATAAGCATGTCATTAACATAAAGACAAATTATCACATAAAAAACTTTTCACATGTAAGTGTTTCTGAATCTGTTTAAAAGAAAAGTTGTATGTGACATACAgtaatttcttcctataatcattcaAACTAGAAGTATGATGTACTATTATTCCTCTAATTGCAGTGATTTAGGAACTACCACTTTCAAATCCCTAAACTTTGAAATAAAGATATGCAACTCATGGACTTATCCATAACTAGCATATTATCAagtatttagaattcaaaatatttcataatgagaaatttatccGTACCTTTTTTTTTCTGTATTATATTCGAATTCTAACGAATTCCAAATTTCCTTTGGAGAATTGACAGAGGTAAACAAATCTTATAGCATATCTGATGAGTTATTGAGAATATGACCTCTGCatggcaattcatcttcttttccTGATCTGTTTTTACCTTCTCAGTGAACATAATTTGTTCCTTAAAATGATCAAGTTTCACGAACTCTTGATTCATCACGGAAATAGCCTTAGACTCCATTgtgattaataccttaaaattgttgaggcagtgggtgtagaataggctttgaggcgtgatgaatcactatctttaaggtattaattgcccccactagattgctgcaaggttatggcaatatacctccaggatacaacaaagcctgaaatctgcagacagcaactcttgaagatttcccttaagaactctttatacgaaccatttagagagactagaagaaaagaagaagaagtagaagtagtatatctggattgaaaaagctcatccatatttataaagaatgaaaagtcatggcacctttactagataaacacatctgtctatctccaatagatacaactgtttatgtaatagacatgtctgtttattaaaagatacctatacaaatagttgtgactatttgtatagacatatttatttattaacagacacctatacaaatagttatgactttttttatagaatagacatgtctgtttattaacagatacctatacaaacagttgtgactgcttgtatagaattgatatgtctgtttattaacagacacatctacttgttaagtgccataatagaataatatatattgaattatatatatatataattctatacatatttcactcttgccattccttcactttcttatatttaaacaatataggaattctttctctctatactatctaatatacaagctatttataacaactaataagaaagaaaataaagaaaggtAAAGCACACAtacagaaagagagagagagagagagagagagagagagagagagagagagagatttaccTAAAATGAAAGGAAAGGAAGTCCATCCTCCTTGATCGTGCTTCAATGGTGTTTGTCCAAATTGAAGGAAGCTGATTTGTACTGCTTCCATtctctctttcctttttcttttcttgcaaTATAAGCTTGCATTGCATTGATGTTAAAGATTTCAATttccttcatatatatatattttttttaatatagtgTAGAAAATAAAGCATTTCGTGAATGAGCGTTTTAGTTCAATCATAGTGAAATTTTCTCTAGATCTGTAATGTTTCCAAATCCGAGTAAAAgccaattatattaaaaaaaaaaaaaaagatttcaacTTTTGCATTCGAGTTACTGTGTTTTTTAATATACTAAGCATAAAGGTTAAATTATAATTAGATAtggtgaaattaaaatttcatactAGTGAAAGTTGAAATATAAGAAGAGATATATAAAAGAATATCAATAAGGAATGATAAAAACTAaaaggaaatgaaatttgaaGGGTTTATTACTAATTTCTTtgcaaattattttaatttgaaggtAAAACTTTTATTCTAAAACTATGAGTagggaaaaatataatgaaagttatgaaaaACAAAGGTGCCAAAATAGAATGCAATAAATTTTAGGGGGtgatcattaatttttttaattatctaaaatttaaatagaaaatttttaatttttaaaacttttgAAGGCATCCCCACCATATAACCTAATTCCTATAATTTAAGAAAATGTGAGAAATCCACCACCAAATAAATTAAAGGACTTAGAAATCCATTTAGAATTTTGTAGGGCTTCAtttggaaaaaaaattatttaaaaaattaatttaattcttacataATTATGTTTTTTTAgtctgatttttattttttttaaattaatttttttaaaaatttaaaaaaattaaattctttcaaattaaattattaaatcaaTTGTAAAATTTTAGTTATATGTTCTGCCTTTTCCTCTTCAAGAAACATAAATCTATTCATAATCTTTGACTTTTGTGAGACAAATCTAACCACATTTTTCTGTCTAGTCCATTTCTggatttattgaaattttctttATACAAGTATTAAGTTGATCGTAAGTTTTATATAGGAAAAAAAGATCCTTTTAAAATTATCATAGTTTTAGCAGCAGCCCATTCTTATTTTTTATTCAGGTGTGCATGTTTTacctcaataaaaattaaaaaagaaaaaaagtaggCCTTGAGTCCATTTCTAGATTTATTGATGTGGTTTGCCCATGGTTGAGATCCCATGTGGGGCGTGCGCAACGGGCTGATCCTTCAAGATCTCACATTAGTTAGTTATAGAGTGTACGTGTGTATAGGTTATATAGGAACAATGACCTTCTTAAAATTACCATAATTTTAATACAATCCCTTTCTGTCTCTAACCTAAGTGTGTGCGTATTGTACctcaattaaagaaaaaaaaaattgatgttaGCCTTGTAAGATTTTAGAGTTATAGAGCTTTTGGCTTCATAAGAAGATTAACATTATTAACTCTCTTTGAGTATTCCATTCATTTGAGAATATGTAATTTATATCAATTTATCTTGGATTTGTTTGCCTAAATTTGATCCATTATAAatttaagacacaaaatatataatgaaattcaCTTAATAAATGCATAGGTTTCACATGTTTATGTCTTAAATTTATAATGACtgaatttagataaaaaaattttattaattaaaaaaatataaaaaaattagatcaatgagcaagaaaaaaaaattaagatgtaGACTCACTTTTCCCTTTTTTTAGaaataattaacaataataataaattttaattttaaattaattagtttatttattttattcacaTCAGaagatattattttaaaaaaattacataaaaagtgaaatttgaaaatataaacttgtaattcataaatataaaaattaataaaataattagtaatggccGGCTGCAACAATATTGTGACATGACAATAAATCACCATTACCATTGCCATTCCCCCACCCAATCATAGAAACGAGAATGAAATGATCTTTGATAAATTAATACATTCATTTTGGGCAAAATTGCCTCACGAGACAAAATAATCAACCTAATGTATGTTAAAACTCCCACACCAAGTTCCCTCGAATTGGGGGAAAATTTTATCCAATTTTCTATGCCAGAACCATGGATGAACCAAATTTTAGATTGCAACTGGGTTTTGCTTGTTTAAGTTTTGTGGTGCTGAGTTGGTACTTCTTAATGTCATGTATCAGAGTCTGGTTTGATATGTTTTTGCCGTTGCTTTTTGGTTTTCTTTTGTACTTTGCTTCAGATTTTTTCACTTAACTTGCAGCACTTAAATTGAGTGTATCGAATCATTAGGTTCAGTTTTAGTGCTTCAAGTTAAGTTTTTTCTAAAATTCTTTCAGCAAAAGATTTGCTTTAAAAAAATTTGAGTTTTACTTTAAAAGTGCATCTTCACCgtcaaaagataataataatgaaaaaaaaattcacaaaAGCTCGTATTATAACTATTTGACATGCGAGATTAGGACATATttgacaaaaataattaatttttattatttgaatttttttttcttgatgcTTAAAAGATTTCATTAAACACCTAAGTAATAGACAATAAGCCAATTAAAAAGCATTTTTATAACATGAAATTACCAAACTGTTGCGTGAGCTAACAACAATTATTGGAAGGTAATTCAAGCTCGCAACCTTAAGTTTGTTGACATTGCAGCCTTAATGAGCAATGCTAGAAACCTCACCATGATCATGATCATCATGCTTTTCAACATTTTGATACTTAAACAACTTAGCACATACGAGATAGTACCCAAAGTTCACCACCCCTATCACTGCCGACAACCAAAATACATTATCCAATCTCCCATCATTAATGTTGTTATTAGGTAACCATCCTGTGGATCGACGCACCAAATTAGTGATTGCTGTGCCTAGATAAAATCCAATTCCAATTAGCAATGAAATCATAGCCGTAGAAGTACTTCTTAATGAACTTGGAAATTCTTGATAATACAATGCTACTTGTCCTGGAAAGTGAAACCCCTCCCCAACCCCTACAATGGCTAATGGCAAAACAAGCCATAGTCCTGACATAGGCACGATTGATGATCCAGGTGTACCATTGCTGTTATGGGTTTCAACCACATGGAGCCTTCTTGACTCGATTAGGGCAGATGCCACCATGGCTAGGATATTGATGACATGACCGATTCCTATACGTTGGAGGGGCGTCAAGGTTTGACAAATCAGATTTTTCCACGCGGGAAGTAAGAAGCGATCAATGATGAAGATTGATAGAGCGGTGGCCACTAGGTTAAAGACTAGGAAAGACCCAGGTGGAACTTTGAAATGTGGTCCAAGGTGCCTGTCCATAGTAAGGGCTTGGAGGATTGTTAGGCTGTTGAATATAGCTATGGTAGTACTCAAGAAAATGCTAGTAGACCATAGTGGCATGATTTTGATTAGGATTTTGAGATCTTCTAATTCCTCCAATGTACATAGCTTCCAAGATGGTTGATTTTCATCTTCTGTTCTTATGGCTGCAAAATTCAAAAATCTGCATAGAAAGAAGAAGAATATATCTTTAAGTGACATTGACATTATTAGACATGTATATTGGACCTAATTTTGATGCTATtggaattaattataaaatttcgcACATAAAAAAGTTATTGCTGGAGCTGGATCTTCAAAATtcactattcaaatttttaacgtatggtattcattattttataatgatataattaatttttttattataaataaatattttttaaataattatttaattttaataatgaaaAAAGTATGATTTTTGTAATAAATAATTCGTTCTCTTCTATTTTATGTCTTGTTCGGCAACAACTTTTAAGATAATGTTCAGTACTTTATCATAATTAAAACACTATCCCTCTTGTCTATACTGTTTGCTGGTATAGTGTTTAGAGGTTAAGAAAGTTATTTATGAAAAGTTACTCCTCCTTACTTTTAGAAGGCTGAAGGAACATTTTGACTGGGGGTTAATAATATGTATCTCTATTTTGGCTAATTATTAGATACACCAGAAATACTAAAAAATAGCACTCCATCTCTCATAGAAAAGTGTGTCATTCCTATAATATAGAGAGTGGGCCCCACATGATTATAGGAGACAGTGTATGTACACTgggtgcacctaataatttctTATCTATTTTTACTTTTAACAACTAATCCAATAACTATTTTTACTAAATACTTCTATTTTAAATTAATACATAAACAGATAACTACTAACAGTAAATATCTAATAGTTAATAGCTAATAAAACATATAACAGTTATTAAAACTGCTAATAGCTACTATAAAAAACATCTtcaaattatttttcaaatcttaattaaatttttaaaacctAACACAAGAATACGAAATTCTACTTTTtagttttctttaaaaaattttctacaGCCCTATGCCAATTATTTTATAAGTGACTATGCCTTTAAAATCCCACCATATTGAGACTGAAGTATTAaatttggagcagcagtagtACCACTATCTTTAACATAAATAGATTCTTTATGATATGAAACGTCGTCATCAAGATATGTGTGTTTCATTCTAAAATAAGGAGAAGATTGTTTTAAACATAACCTAAATGCTCAATCTCTAGCTTTTGATCATAATATGAACTTTTGATCGAGAAGACTTCGACAAAAAGAATTACCcaacttgaaaattttaaaagctCTCTAATATACCTGAAATTTTCTGTAGGAGTGCGAACTTGAAACTTAGTACTGGTGTCTCCATGATAATAGTCCAAACCCTGACAATTTCCTGATAACATCTTCCTTTTGCGAATCGCCGCAACCACAACACGAGCAATGCTCATGAAGGGACTTCCCTTCGGCTTACTTGGCCGGTAGAAACGTTTTCCGAGCAAAAACACGGCTAAGCTAATGGCATTAGCGATGACACAGATCCCAAACCCTAAACTCCAACTAATATTATCCTGAATGTAGATGATAGCCGTGTAGCTTATGATACTGCCAAGGTACAAGGTCAAAAAATACCAGTTGAAGAATATTGCTTGATGATTTGGCTGATCAAATTGGTCTGCCCCCATAGTTGCAATTGTGAAGCGTGTGCCTCCAACCCCCAATGAAGCTAGGGATAAGGCCCGATAAAGGACACCATATTGAAGGTGTGACGGAGTTTGACATGCATATGAACCAACTGCACATAGTGGAGGTCTCAAGGAATGGATTGTAGATGTTAGGGTTAACAAGATCACACCCTGTGAAGTTGCAATATATACGTAAAAGTCACAGCTACACCAATgtcaaaaaaatataataattaacttTGTTAATGATCACAATAAACAAGATCAAGATGTTTGAACTCTCATTACATATCTGAAAAGGGTAAGATCTAATAATTGGTATGATCGATCATAATAGACATTACATGATGAAAATGGtaaagaatttttttattttttgaaataattGAATTTGATTGGGATTTGAATTCATAACTTGAAACCTCAGACCATTCTAATACTTTTAGGTTATGTTTGGTATAATGTAACGTAGTGTAATGCAATGTAATCAATTAtgtaattcaatcaaaattataatataatttaattattattatattcttatatttagttataaaataaaaatataaaaagtgtaatataataataataattttaattttaatacttaatttataagTCGTTGAGTGGTGGTGGTAGCTAAGTGGTGGTGATGGCAGCGACAATAGTGATTAGGTGCTAAGGTGGCAAAATGAGGTAGTGATGATGGCTAAGTGGTTGTAGAGGTGGAAGTGCCTAAGTGGTAATCGGGGTGGTTAAGTAGTGGTAGTGGTGATAACAAAGTGGTGGTGGTGATAGTGATGATAAGGCAAGGGTAGTGATGATAAGGTAAAAGTAATGGTGATAGTACTAATGGTGATCGTGATAATATtaacaataaatgaaaaaaataaaaataaataattatatttacatttatttttatagataataatcattatattattttaaatataattaattatattatataattattaatttattatatcaaaaaaaattttatattactaAACAACGTAATCAATGTACTACTACATTGTAACACCAAATATGGCTTTAGTTTATTGGTAATGCACATGTATAGTTAGTGGCACTATGGATGCACTTAACCCCAAATAGACTCTGTGGTCATGATTGCAACCTTTTCAACTAATATACCACTAGCTTTTTTTTCCCTGTTGTGTAGATTAATTTTGTATCATCTCCAATAATAATTCATTTTATTGAGTTTAGTTCAAGGATGCATGTCGATACTTCTTgtgtatttaaaaattattttctattttagtATATTGGTCAGAAAAATAAGTTATAAGAAATTAGAAGTCAAGATCTCACATTCAATAGATTGGTGAATATAGGATTTATTCTTAGAGAGAAGCCAAAGtaccatttcatttttttttttataagcactCTATTAAAGTTTACGCGTTAtgtgaattatttattattttattttaataatataatttaacatatatttttatgttttagatttttaaaaaatattattgaattttttaatgataaaatatttaattaattattattttctttcaagtattaatgaataaaaatgttgattaataaattattttattatttcttaaaattatttacataaaaggataaaaaattaaaatatatatattatgtggTGATTTTTGAAGTATCATCattaaaattcttatattttaaatgcaagacatatttttaaaaaataaatgtttaaattttataaatgaattatagtgaataattatttaaaaaatatattaatataatttttaaataagtaATTCCCCTTTTCTAatttaacaaaaaatttaattaaaaaattatttttagattatataatatgatgaatagaattttataatatttaaaattgtaaacttaaaaattttaaaattgaaaaaaattttagataacTATTATTTTTTTACGAAATAAGATTTTATTAGTTAAAGATTAAAGTTAATATGTAATATAAGCTACTTCTTTTGAAAGTTTttacttttaaaataaatataagatgacattttataaatgaattattttaaaaacaaTATGAACTATGCTACAAAATAAAACTTTTGAACCAAGATActaaaaatcaaatagataaataactcaataaaatataaaaatttttaaatttagagcccaatttaatttttaaatatgtagaaccatattattttttttttcataaagttAGGggacaatttaattttaaatatataaaactatattaaaattttttacctatattaaaattgattgaaaaattactttgaagttttaaatttcacaaatgaacgtatatataattttaattttgttagtgTATACATATATTTAGAAAGATAAAATTTGAGAGTCACCAGCAAGGAAATGAAGGCAAAAACAGCAACGACAGAGAAGGAGCCGAAGAAGGAGTCGGCGATGATGGCTCCGGCGATGGGAAAGAGATTATTGCAACCAAGAATTACATTATTAATTTGAGTAGCCGCAATACTCTTTATATTGTATTCACTTATCAAAAATACTATCAAATTGGCTGACCAACCCCCAGATGCTAGTGTAAGACCCATCACAGCACCTGCATACATGTTCAAAATGATTGGAACTAAtaagaaaggaaataaagaaaGCTGAAGCATTCACAAACgcacatagagagagagagatttaccTATAATGAAGGGAAAGGACGTCCACCCTCCTTTCTCATGCTTCAATGGTGAGCTGATATGTGCTGCTTCCATTATCTCTCTCTATATATCCTTTTTCTTTGCTTGTAATATGAGCTTGCAGTGCACTGATGATGTCCATATTTATAGGAGaggagaaatttattgagatcacacatattattattataaaataaaattttcaaatatttcatattttAAAGGTGTAGAAATTTGGGGGTATTTTTATATctcattttttaattttgtcatgTATTTCATTTCATCCCTTAACTTTAATTTGTTACTGAAAAATTCTTGAATTATAATTTTGTTTCACAAAAATCCTTTTAACCTGCTATCACCATCTGATCAATCACAAAAATACTAATATCATCACAATTATCTGCTTCTTGGAAAGGTGGAAGATTTATCATTCACCAGAAAGTGCTGAAACTGTATTTGTAAACGTTGCAATATAGTTTAAAGGAATTTTTTAATCTGAAAACCTGCTATTGTAGGTTAgagggaaattttttgtgaaataaaattaaaatttaaaaattttttagtaataaattgaagttaaaagatagaaataaaacataaagtAAAATTTTAAGACAGACTATAAAAATTACTCAGAAAATTGAGGTTCTCAACTTTCAAGTTTGAGCTATTATATTTATCAATATAATCTCTCTATTTGGAAACtagaattttacaaaaatttaattca includes:
- the LOC110645448 gene encoding protein NRT1/ PTR FAMILY 2.7, translated to MEAAHISSPLKHEKGGWTSFPFIIGAVMGLTLASGGWSANLIVFLISEYNIKSIAATQINNVILGCNNLFPIAGAIIADSFFGSFSVVAVFAFISLLGVILLTLTSTIHSLRPPLCAVGSYACQTPSHLQYGVLYRALSLASLGVGGTRFTIATMGADQFDQPNHQAIFFNWYFLTLYLGSIISYTAIIYIQDNISWSLGFGICVIANAISLAVFLLGKRFYRPSKPKGSPFMSIARVVVAAIRKRKMLSGNCQGLDYYHGDTSTKFQVRTPTENFRFLNFAAIRTEDENQPSWKLCTLEELEDLKILIKIMPLWSTSIFLSTTIAIFNSLTILQALTMDRHLGPHFKVPPGSFLVFNLVATALSIFIIDRFLLPAWKNLICQTLTPLQRIGIGHVINILAMVASALIESRRLHVVETHNSNGTPGSSIVPMSGLWLVLPLAIVGVGEGFHFPGQVALYYQEFPSSLRSTSTAMISLLIGIGFYLGTAITNLVRRSTGWLPNNNINDGRLDNVFWLSAVIGVVNFGYYLVCAKLFKYQNVEKHDDHDHGEVSSIAH